The following proteins are co-located in the Paludibaculum fermentans genome:
- a CDS encoding glycine cleavage system protein H, with the protein MFPGINGFHWTFGHILFVSIFCTVGLVILTAALVAVWRSWRDAKLQREPRIRWQSEFHDLSDRERRCRHTLSGETKSRLCPNAFDCRDCITHPKFVELAPVVDESVPVETYGLDFPAENYYHRGHAWVRPEANGTLVVGLDDLGRRLIGPPDHVELPAPGTHLENNGVGWRGDRNGVPFRVLAPIEGEVVETGGPDKGWYLRLRPVANKPTDLRHLLHGHEVSGWLRDELDRLQMLLSPEATGPSLADGGVLMEDLSKAQPGANWDKVMGEMFLEP; encoded by the coding sequence ATGTTTCCCGGAATTAATGGCTTCCACTGGACGTTCGGACACATCCTGTTCGTCTCCATCTTCTGCACGGTGGGCCTGGTGATTCTTACGGCGGCTCTCGTGGCTGTGTGGAGAAGCTGGCGGGATGCAAAGCTCCAGCGCGAGCCGCGGATCCGCTGGCAGAGCGAGTTTCATGACCTCAGCGATCGCGAGCGCCGCTGCCGCCACACGCTCTCCGGCGAGACGAAGTCGCGCCTCTGCCCGAACGCGTTTGATTGCCGCGATTGCATCACCCATCCGAAGTTCGTCGAACTGGCGCCGGTGGTTGACGAGAGCGTGCCCGTAGAGACCTATGGGTTGGATTTCCCGGCTGAGAATTACTATCACCGCGGTCATGCGTGGGTGAGGCCGGAGGCGAACGGGACCCTGGTGGTGGGGCTCGACGACCTGGGCCGGCGCCTGATTGGGCCGCCGGATCATGTGGAGTTGCCTGCGCCGGGAACGCATCTCGAGAACAACGGTGTGGGCTGGCGTGGCGATCGCAATGGCGTGCCGTTCCGCGTGCTGGCGCCCATTGAAGGGGAGGTCGTCGAGACGGGCGGGCCTGACAAGGGCTGGTATCTGCGTCTGCGTCCGGTGGCGAACAAGCCAACGGATCTGCGGCATTTGCTGCATGGCCACGAGGTGAGCGGCTGGCTGCGGGATGAGCTGGATCGCCTGCAGATGCTGCTGTCGCCGGAAGCGACGGGGCCGTCGCTGGCTGATGGCGGCGTCCTGATGGAGGATCTCAGCAAGGCGCAGCCGGGCGCGAACTGGGACAAGGTGATGGGGGAGATGTTTCTGGAGCCGTAG
- the qrcD gene encoding menaquinone reductase integral membrane subunit QrcD, giving the protein MPSFDDRNMIPRGLERCSPRGFALRIAPWLLLFAFGAYSIYLCLRYGLNQTNMDNRFAFGLWIFLDLTVIALGAGAFFTGFLLYLMKWKALKSVINSAVIIGFVCYSGAMVALAVDVGQPARAWFTFWHPNVHSMLTEVTFCITCYLTVLAVEYIPILLKHRKLKQIPSFLVFEFELHRIIPVLAAVGTLLSFFHQGSLGGLYGVLRGRPFAYREGFAIWPSTFFLFILSAIAAGPSFILLTTKLAEKLSNKPLVRGGVYEMLGKTSGVLLTVYVALKSVDTLIWLNRTSPAAGFTPWEFYTFKPFGTWILFTEIVLLGMIPALLLLSARLRAKPVVLTCAAILACCGVALNRFVLTIQTLALPTLPFDEFLSYFPSWQEFGVFAAVLAYGVLVYAFSFRYLPLFPDEKQLTAPVEVEELEYVSRN; this is encoded by the coding sequence ATGCCTAGCTTCGACGACCGCAACATGATTCCACGCGGGTTGGAGCGCTGCTCCCCGCGCGGCTTCGCACTCCGCATCGCGCCCTGGCTGCTGCTGTTCGCCTTTGGCGCCTACTCCATCTATCTGTGCCTGCGCTATGGCCTGAACCAGACCAACATGGACAACCGGTTCGCGTTCGGTTTGTGGATCTTCCTCGACCTCACGGTGATCGCGCTCGGCGCGGGTGCGTTCTTTACCGGCTTCCTGCTCTATCTCATGAAGTGGAAGGCGCTGAAGTCCGTCATCAACAGCGCTGTCATCATCGGCTTCGTCTGCTATAGCGGAGCCATGGTGGCGCTGGCCGTGGACGTCGGGCAGCCGGCGCGCGCCTGGTTCACCTTCTGGCACCCCAATGTGCACTCGATGCTGACTGAGGTGACCTTCTGCATCACCTGCTACCTCACCGTCCTGGCGGTGGAGTACATTCCGATCCTGCTGAAACACCGGAAGCTGAAACAGATCCCCTCGTTCCTGGTCTTTGAATTCGAGTTGCACCGGATCATCCCCGTGCTGGCTGCCGTCGGCACGCTGCTTTCCTTCTTCCACCAGGGCTCTTTGGGCGGCTTGTACGGCGTGCTGCGCGGACGGCCGTTTGCTTACCGCGAGGGCTTCGCCATCTGGCCCTCGACGTTCTTCCTCTTCATCCTCTCCGCGATTGCCGCCGGGCCCAGCTTCATTCTGCTCACGACGAAGCTGGCCGAGAAGCTGAGCAACAAGCCGCTGGTGCGCGGCGGAGTCTATGAGATGCTGGGCAAGACGTCGGGCGTACTGCTCACGGTGTATGTCGCGCTGAAGAGCGTGGATACGCTGATCTGGCTCAACAGGACCTCGCCCGCGGCCGGCTTCACGCCCTGGGAGTTCTACACTTTTAAGCCCTTTGGGACGTGGATCCTGTTCACTGAGATCGTCCTGCTGGGCATGATCCCGGCCCTGCTGCTGCTGTCTGCCCGGTTGCGTGCGAAACCGGTTGTGTTGACCTGCGCGGCCATTCTGGCTTGCTGTGGTGTGGCTCTCAACCGCTTTGTGCTGACGATTCAGACACTGGCGCTGCCCACGCTGCCGTTTGATGAGTTTCTGTCTTATTTCCCGAGTTGGCAGGAGTTCGGCGTGTTTGCCGCCGTTCTCGCCTATGGCGTTCTGGTGTACGCGTTCTCGTTCCGCTATCTGCCGCTCTTCCCCGATGAAAAACAACTGACAGCGCCCGTTGAAGTAGAGGAGTTGGAATATGTTTCCCGGAATTAA
- a CDS encoding 4Fe-4S dicluster domain-containing protein, protein MAVTKKNRRYGMIVDVDLCTGCGACMVACAAENNVAPAPEKATDRTGITPMRVYPVHNGAPADKRQTAFLPLLCMHCSEPPCESVCPQQAVELDEATGIVTQMPQRCLGCRYCMTACPYHARYFNWWDPQWPVGMEATLNPTVAPRMRGVVEKCNLCASRLHAAEDQATADGQPPPATYVSACVEACPTGAMVLGDLDDPTTEAQKLAHAEGTFQLLAKLGTGPKVHYHSSRPWVRSLAERSAKEQANA, encoded by the coding sequence ATGGCTGTCACGAAGAAAAACCGCCGTTACGGCATGATCGTGGACGTTGACCTCTGTACGGGTTGCGGCGCCTGCATGGTGGCCTGCGCGGCTGAGAACAATGTGGCTCCGGCTCCGGAGAAAGCGACTGATCGCACCGGCATCACTCCGATGCGCGTGTATCCGGTGCACAACGGCGCGCCGGCCGACAAGCGTCAAACCGCGTTCCTCCCGTTGCTGTGCATGCACTGCAGCGAGCCGCCCTGCGAATCGGTCTGCCCGCAGCAGGCGGTCGAACTGGACGAAGCCACCGGCATCGTTACGCAGATGCCGCAGCGCTGCCTGGGTTGCCGCTACTGCATGACCGCGTGCCCCTATCATGCCCGCTATTTCAACTGGTGGGATCCGCAGTGGCCGGTGGGCATGGAGGCGACGCTGAATCCGACCGTCGCGCCCCGCATGCGCGGTGTGGTGGAGAAGTGCAATCTCTGCGCGTCGCGGCTGCACGCCGCCGAGGATCAGGCGACAGCGGACGGGCAGCCGCCGCCGGCCACCTACGTTTCGGCTTGCGTGGAAGCGTGTCCGACCGGCGCCATGGTGCTGGGCGATCTCGATGATCCCACCACTGAGGCTCAGAAGCTGGCGCATGCCGAGGGTACGTTCCAACTGCTGGCCAAGCTGGGTACGGGCCCCAAGGTTCACTATCATTCCAGCCGGCCCTGGGTCCGGAGCCTGGCGGAGCGTAGCGCAAAGGAGCAAGCCAATGCCTAG
- a CDS encoding molybdopterin-binding domain-containing protein gives MKPTRRDLITLSAGAVVALPFTPIPWKLLDDSAIWTQNWPWIPTPARGEPSTKFTACTLCPAACGLKVRCIAGKPVGIAPVAAHPVSRGGLCALAFGAHQLPWHPLRLKQPLLRGQLVTMDQAQAAVAAELKRAGASVAFLDARPGRTASMLYRRFLQENHSVRYLTVARPGESTGHLLRQWSGSPEPLGIDIENAKTILSFGVPVLDGWATPGRVLTAWKRKSFRLIQVDSIATPTAGLADRWLLIEPGTEAALAQALAGTMPVEAAAKVTGLSAALIQDTARELASAGPALVLGDDPAIAALNVQLQNVGRAGGYVSRRGSSVPAMQLEAVPDGSLELLFVEDDAAPWNVVQKKLSPTGYLVCFSAYHAGLANHAPCVIPVPANLETVDDAAEPFDALTASYSVAQALLPAPQGVTAAHAFLGRLAGWAEDEYATTQAKRVAAIHAAKRGSLFDPAAGSTTAVSEFKDAAKLQEALQQGGCWQDDAAAPRVLKCTVPATPAKAAAVQGSNWTAAVLPPLATKIYQESTLRPTREI, from the coding sequence ATGAAACCCACCAGGCGAGATCTGATCACCTTGAGTGCGGGCGCGGTCGTCGCGCTGCCCTTCACTCCAATTCCTTGGAAGCTCTTGGACGATTCGGCCATCTGGACCCAGAATTGGCCGTGGATTCCGACTCCGGCTCGCGGTGAGCCGAGCACGAAGTTCACGGCCTGTACGCTGTGCCCCGCCGCCTGCGGCCTGAAAGTGCGCTGCATTGCCGGCAAGCCGGTGGGCATTGCCCCGGTGGCCGCGCATCCGGTGAGCCGCGGCGGCCTGTGCGCGCTGGCCTTCGGAGCGCATCAGTTGCCGTGGCATCCCCTGCGCCTGAAGCAGCCGCTGCTGCGCGGACAGTTGGTGACGATGGACCAAGCGCAAGCCGCGGTGGCCGCTGAGTTGAAGCGCGCCGGCGCCAGCGTTGCGTTCCTGGATGCGCGTCCGGGCAGAACCGCATCAATGCTCTATCGCCGGTTCCTGCAGGAGAATCACAGCGTTCGCTATCTGACCGTCGCGCGGCCGGGCGAAAGCACGGGCCACCTGCTGCGGCAGTGGAGCGGCTCCCCTGAACCACTGGGTATCGATATTGAAAACGCGAAAACGATTCTGAGCTTCGGGGTGCCGGTGCTGGACGGCTGGGCGACTCCGGGGCGCGTGCTGACGGCCTGGAAGAGGAAGAGCTTCCGGCTGATTCAGGTCGATTCCATCGCCACCCCGACGGCCGGGCTGGCCGATCGCTGGCTGCTGATTGAGCCGGGGACCGAGGCCGCCTTGGCGCAGGCCCTGGCTGGGACGATGCCCGTCGAAGCGGCCGCCAAGGTCACGGGGTTGTCCGCCGCACTGATCCAGGATACCGCTCGGGAACTGGCCTCGGCCGGTCCGGCTCTGGTACTGGGCGACGATCCGGCAATAGCAGCCTTGAACGTCCAGCTGCAGAATGTGGGCCGTGCCGGAGGGTATGTCAGCCGCCGCGGCAGTTCCGTGCCGGCGATGCAACTGGAAGCCGTGCCCGATGGTTCGCTGGAACTGCTCTTCGTGGAAGACGACGCAGCGCCGTGGAATGTGGTTCAGAAGAAGCTGAGCCCGACCGGCTACCTGGTCTGCTTCTCGGCGTATCACGCCGGCCTGGCCAATCACGCGCCCTGCGTGATTCCGGTGCCCGCGAATCTGGAGACAGTGGACGATGCCGCGGAGCCCTTCGACGCGCTCACGGCGTCCTACTCAGTAGCCCAGGCCCTGCTGCCGGCGCCGCAGGGCGTGACTGCGGCGCATGCCTTCCTCGGGCGCCTGGCCGGCTGGGCGGAAGACGAGTACGCGACGACGCAGGCCAAGCGGGTGGCCGCGATCCATGCGGCGAAACGCGGATCCCTCTTCGATCCGGCGGCCGGATCCACCACCGCCGTCAGTGAGTTCAAAGACGCCGCCAAACTGCAGGAAGCCCTGCAGCAGGGCGGCTGCTGGCAGGATGACGCGGCCGCCCCCAGGGTGCTGAAGTGCACCGTGCCGGCCACGCCGGCAAAAGCGGCGGCTGTGCAGGGCAGCAACTGGACAGCCGCCGTGTTGCCGCCGCTGGCGACGAAGATCTATCAGGAATCCACGCTCCGTCCGACGAGGGAGATTTGA
- the qrcA gene encoding menaquinone reductase multiheme cytochrome c subunit QrcA, with amino-acid sequence MRSAILFLAGLVSVLTAGWTVFPRALYKSSPQPLQFNHKVHAEKAGSECNSCHEIRADGSFSGIPGISNCAGCHPEPQGTSLAEKTLVEKYVKPNREIPWHGYYRQPMNARFSHVRHVKAGKLKCETCHGDHGKSSSLPPYEENRISGYSRHIWGAKMLRVNVRPDEGMKMSDCENCHAQRGVSAGCLGCHQ; translated from the coding sequence ATGCGCTCCGCCATCCTCTTCCTGGCGGGCTTGGTATCGGTGCTCACCGCGGGTTGGACGGTTTTTCCGCGGGCTTTATACAAGAGCAGTCCTCAGCCCCTTCAGTTCAATCATAAAGTTCACGCCGAAAAGGCAGGCAGCGAGTGCAACTCCTGCCACGAGATCCGGGCCGATGGTTCCTTCAGCGGGATCCCGGGCATCTCCAATTGCGCCGGGTGTCATCCCGAGCCGCAGGGCACCAGCCTGGCCGAAAAAACGCTGGTCGAAAAGTACGTCAAACCCAACCGCGAGATTCCTTGGCACGGATACTACCGTCAGCCGATGAATGCGCGGTTTTCGCATGTCCGGCACGTGAAGGCCGGCAAGCTGAAGTGCGAGACCTGCCATGGAGATCACGGCAAATCGTCCAGCCTGCCGCCCTATGAGGAGAACCGGATCAGCGGTTACAGCCGGCACATCTGGGGCGCGAAGATGCTGCGCGTCAATGTCCGCCCCGATGAAGGCATGAAGATGTCGGACTGTGAAAACTGCCATGCCCAGCGCGGTGTCTCCGCCGGTTGCCTCGGTTGCCATCAATAG
- a CDS encoding ABC transporter permease — protein sequence MWKPALRSFLRTPAFTASAILALALGVGSATAVFSVVDRILIRSLPYADEQQLVWLGMGTPLAEEEFLLGPDYLDWRDQQTVFSAITSSSMVGDCDLFENNPARLRCGRVESNFLATLGVTPLLGRDLTREDDRPGVAPNALISYQMWRGRFGSDPAVLGRTLNLDGRPTRIAGVLPANFEYPNLAQVDILLPQQLDAAVQRARDRMALLVVFGRMKPGLTLPQARAGLLPLYQQSLKLVPAQFRKEISLKLSGLRDRQSRDARLAAQLITGAVFCVLLIACANVANLLLARASGQTQERAVRAALGATRWQLVRESLTGTLLLASAGGVAGVGLAWWLLHLLRSLAPEGIARLREAQIDWRVAVFAVLLTLAAGLLSGLAPALIRVSLEDLSGTRATERRGLWLKPMLVTSQFAITVVLLSGAGLLLHSLWKLQNVPLGFQGGHVLTAALRVDAQHALEAQQRLRRLPGVSQVALADSVPPSGRTQAMIYSRIQLEGEPPETRQGTGGMVVYRWVTPDYFPALGIPLLRGRGFQAQDKDAVVLSSSLAARLFGKQDPLGRRLRAGLDNPWLTVIGIAGEVRNAPPGQKQDSEYYLQRPEVIPGAPRRWIAVIRGALPAASMTALVRGEMLAMDPHLPVEVAAMEDKVSGLYQRPRFQTLVLTVFALVGILLASIGLYAVVSFFVNQRTREIGVRLCLGATPSGIVSLVLGRALGWTVAGAILGLGLSLASARYLQGLLFQTESRSPWIYASVIALLVAVGMAAALQPGLQAAKLEPMSALRRD from the coding sequence ATGTGGAAACCCGCTCTCCGCTCCTTCCTCCGGACGCCTGCGTTCACGGCCTCCGCCATCCTCGCACTGGCGCTCGGCGTCGGTTCCGCCACCGCCGTCTTCAGCGTTGTCGATCGAATCCTCATCCGGTCCCTGCCGTATGCCGATGAGCAGCAGTTGGTCTGGCTCGGCATGGGCACACCCCTGGCCGAAGAAGAGTTCCTGCTCGGGCCCGACTACCTCGATTGGCGCGACCAGCAAACCGTCTTCAGCGCAATTACTTCGTCCAGCATGGTGGGCGACTGCGACCTCTTCGAGAACAACCCGGCGCGCCTGCGCTGCGGCCGCGTCGAATCCAACTTCCTGGCGACCCTCGGCGTCACGCCGCTGCTGGGACGCGACCTCACCCGCGAAGACGACCGGCCCGGCGTCGCCCCAAACGCCCTGATCTCCTACCAGATGTGGCGCGGCCGCTTCGGCAGCGATCCGGCCGTCCTGGGCCGCACCCTCAACCTGGACGGCCGCCCCACCCGCATCGCCGGTGTCCTGCCGGCGAACTTCGAATACCCCAACCTGGCGCAGGTCGACATCCTGCTGCCGCAGCAGTTGGACGCGGCCGTCCAGCGCGCCCGCGACCGCATGGCCCTGCTCGTCGTCTTCGGCCGCATGAAACCGGGCCTCACCCTGCCGCAAGCGCGAGCCGGGCTGCTGCCGCTCTACCAGCAGTCGCTCAAACTGGTGCCGGCCCAGTTCCGCAAAGAGATCTCTTTGAAGCTGTCGGGACTCCGTGACCGCCAGTCGCGCGACGCCCGGCTCGCCGCCCAGCTCATCACCGGAGCCGTCTTCTGCGTCCTGCTCATCGCCTGCGCCAACGTCGCAAATCTGCTGTTGGCGCGCGCCTCCGGCCAAACCCAGGAGCGCGCCGTACGCGCCGCCCTCGGGGCCACCCGCTGGCAACTGGTCCGCGAATCGCTCACCGGCACCCTGCTGCTCGCCTCGGCCGGTGGTGTGGCCGGCGTGGGCCTCGCGTGGTGGCTGCTGCATCTCCTGCGCAGCCTCGCTCCAGAGGGCATCGCGCGGCTGCGTGAGGCGCAGATCGACTGGCGGGTCGCCGTCTTCGCGGTGCTCCTCACCCTTGCCGCCGGACTCCTTTCGGGACTCGCGCCGGCCCTGATCCGCGTCTCCCTCGAGGATCTCTCCGGAACCCGCGCCACCGAACGCCGCGGCCTCTGGCTCAAGCCGATGCTGGTGACCTCGCAGTTCGCCATCACCGTCGTCCTGCTCAGCGGCGCAGGCCTGCTGCTCCACAGCCTGTGGAAGCTGCAGAACGTCCCCCTCGGGTTTCAAGGCGGTCACGTCCTGACGGCCGCCTTGCGCGTCGACGCCCAGCATGCGCTGGAAGCCCAGCAGCGCCTGCGCCGCCTGCCCGGCGTCTCGCAGGTTGCCCTGGCCGATTCCGTACCACCCTCCGGCCGTACGCAGGCGATGATCTATTCCCGCATCCAACTGGAAGGAGAGCCCCCGGAAACCCGCCAGGGCACCGGAGGCATGGTGGTCTACCGCTGGGTCACCCCCGACTACTTCCCTGCCCTCGGCATTCCGCTGTTGCGCGGCCGCGGTTTCCAGGCGCAGGACAAGGATGCCGTGGTCCTCAGCAGCTCACTGGCCGCGCGGCTGTTTGGCAAGCAGGACCCTCTCGGCCGCCGTCTGCGCGCAGGTCTCGATAATCCCTGGTTGACGGTGATCGGCATCGCCGGCGAAGTCCGCAACGCCCCCCCCGGACAGAAGCAGGATTCCGAGTACTACCTCCAGCGTCCTGAAGTCATCCCGGGAGCGCCCCGCCGTTGGATCGCCGTGATCCGCGGCGCCCTGCCCGCCGCCTCGATGACGGCCCTGGTGCGCGGCGAGATGCTGGCCATGGATCCACATCTGCCGGTGGAGGTCGCGGCCATGGAGGACAAGGTCTCCGGCCTCTACCAGCGGCCCCGCTTCCAGACCCTGGTGCTCACCGTGTTTGCCCTGGTGGGGATCCTGCTGGCAAGCATCGGCCTCTATGCCGTGGTCAGCTTCTTCGTCAACCAGAGAACACGCGAAATCGGCGTCCGGCTCTGCCTGGGGGCGACACCTTCCGGCATCGTCTCGCTGGTGTTGGGCCGCGCCCTGGGCTGGACCGTGGCCGGCGCCATCCTCGGTTTAGGGCTTTCCCTGGCCTCGGCCCGCTACCTGCAGGGCCTGCTCTTCCAGACAGAATCCCGGTCCCCCTGGATCTACGCCTCCGTCATCGCCCTGCTGGTGGCAGTGGGGATGGCGGCCGCCCTGCAGCCCGGCCTCCAGGCGGCGAAGCTCGAGCCCATGTCCGCCCTGCGCCGAGACTGA
- a CDS encoding PEP-CTERM sorting domain-containing protein yields MKLNSMLFGAAALLAAISSVSAAPLPQSVLGTDKAVVISNENLKVLTGGGFGGTLEGLDTYFWCADWENYIAGPPDSYKANVVALGDWTATEKSEVRKGTNTNWAVSSPTLSALQRYQVAAYLLSQMTTFQTSTKQTTNPTKATDEDLQRSIWKILNLGLPSNASPAVLNPAPLNAAIAYVQSHADYGFGSWAVVSGVSSGGRLSGTKKQTFLVQIEATQVPEPGTYALMGLGLGALAMLRKRKA; encoded by the coding sequence ATGAAACTCAACTCAATGCTGTTCGGCGCCGCGGCTTTGCTGGCGGCAATCTCTTCAGTCTCCGCGGCGCCTCTGCCGCAATCCGTACTGGGGACTGACAAAGCGGTCGTGATTAGCAATGAGAACCTGAAGGTTCTCACTGGTGGGGGCTTTGGAGGAACCCTCGAAGGTCTGGACACCTATTTCTGGTGCGCAGACTGGGAGAACTACATTGCCGGCCCGCCGGATAGCTACAAGGCGAATGTCGTCGCCCTCGGCGATTGGACCGCCACGGAAAAGTCCGAGGTTCGGAAGGGTACCAACACCAACTGGGCAGTGAGTTCGCCGACCCTGAGCGCGTTGCAGCGCTACCAGGTGGCCGCCTACCTGCTGAGCCAGATGACCACCTTCCAAACGTCGACCAAGCAGACCACGAACCCGACCAAGGCAACCGATGAGGACCTGCAGCGCTCCATCTGGAAGATCCTGAACCTCGGCCTGCCCTCGAATGCGAGCCCGGCGGTTCTGAACCCGGCTCCGCTGAATGCCGCCATCGCCTATGTTCAGTCCCACGCGGACTACGGGTTTGGCTCCTGGGCCGTCGTGAGTGGAGTCTCCTCCGGTGGCCGGCTGTCCGGCACGAAGAAGCAGACCTTCCTGGTTCAGATTGAAGCTACCCAGGTTCCTGAACCCGGCACCTACGCCCTGATGGGCCTCGGTCTCGGCGCCCTCGCCATGCTCCGCAAGCGCAAGGCGTAA